The segment CCGGCGTCCGCAGCTGCAGCCGATCGCTATCCCGGTGGACAAAGAGACTGACCCGCCTCCCCCCGCGCACGATCCAAAACGGCGCCTCTTCGTACCCGTCCGCCGACTCGAGGTTCGGGAACGGGTTGGCGGCCGACCGCAGGCGATGGAGGCGACGGTACTCGTCTAGGCTCGCGTTATACCGCCTTCGGAATCCAGAGGGATCCTGCAACAGATGCAGGGCAAAGGCGGCAAACTCCGGGGTCTCGGAGAGGGCGGAGACGGCCACCTCTGCGTAGCCGGGGGGGGCCGCGGTGGCCTCATACATCCGCCGCGCGCCGGCGAGGAACTGGCCGAGGGTGCCGGCATGCGTCCGCGCCCGCGCGGCCCCCGCGACGAAGGTCTCGAAGCACGCGCGCATCTCGCCCGCCGCGACGGTGCCGAGGTGGCGGCGCACCCGGCCGCAAAACGTTTGCCACTGTCCCTCCGTTGGGGCGGGCGCCGCCTCGAGCGACACGTCGCCCGGCAGATCGAGGAGCGTCTCGGTGTGCCGCGTGAGCTGGTCTCCTTGGGAGGGGATCTCCGCGGTGATCGGCCCGGGGGCGTCGTTGTCGACGAGCAGGTAGAGCCCGCTCATGTCCAAATGTTGGCATAGGCGAGTGAGGAGAAAAAACTTGAACCAGACGCCGGGGTGGAAGAACACCGGCTGGTGTCCCATGACGACGAGCCGAGCGGCGGACGACAGCGCATCCGGCGGGACCCCCGCGATCGACAACGCGCGCGCCCGCACCTGTTCGCGGAACTCCCCGAGCGGGGTTCCGAGAATCTCGGCGCCCCCCCAGCCCCCGCGCAGCGCCTGGTCCAGAATCGCCGGCAGGCGTTCCACCGGCGGATCGATGAGCACCTCGCCCGAGCGCTCCGGCACCTTGTACGCGGTCGGGGCCGGCGACGCCCGCTGGATCACAGCAGATCCTCGAGACTGCGGAGGCCGAGCGCTTCCTTGCTGGCGAACGGTTCCCCGTACGGCCGGCGGATGCGTGTGCCCCAGTACCCGGCCACGGTGCGGATCGCGTCGAGGACGGCGGCGTTGCCGCGCTCCTCGTTAAACTGTGAGCGGTAGCAGGCGATGGCGTCCATCTTCTGTTGAATCTGGTCGGAGATGTCGAGGACAAACGCGGGGGCGACGTGGAGCCGGTAGTGCGTACAGAAAAAGTGCAGGATCCGCCGTGGGTAGTGGGGATCGCCCCGCATCTCGGTCTTCGTGAGCTTCGCGTAGAACCGGGCCGCTTCGCCGAGGTGTTCCGCGGCGATGTGGTCGGGGTGCGCGTCCACACCGTAAGGGAGGAACACGATCTCGGGGCGCACCTCGCGGATGACCTCCGCGACGGCGACGCGGTTCTCCACGGTATCCATGAGATACCGGTTCGGCAACGGAAGAGTGATCCGGCGCTCCACACCCAGCGTCTGCGCCGCGGCCTCGCTCTCGGTCCGCCGAATATCCGGCGAGCCCATCGGGGTTGGCTCGCCGTCGGTGAGATCGAGGATGGTGACGCGATGCCCCCGCTGCACGAACGCCCCGATCGCACCACCCATTCCAATCTCGACATCATCGGGATGCGCGCCGATCACGAGGAATTCCGCCATCGGCTCACCTCCCGGTCGATGATGGACAAGTAATAGGTCCGGCGCGTCGCCGGATCGTCCAGGCCGCCCCAGAATCGGCGGTCGGGGTTCTTGTAGATGCGCGGAACTGGGATCTCCTTCACCGTCAGCCCGAGCCGGGCCGCCTGCAGCCACACCTGCAGGGGGAGGCCGTAGGACCGTTCGTCGAGTTGCATCCGCGCGAGGCCCGCGACGCGGTACGCCTTGAACCCGCACCACGCATCGGTCAGATGATACCCGGTGAGGTCGTTGACGATCCGGGTCACCTCGGCATTGAGTTGCTGCCGATCGGGGGGCGCCGGGTCCTGCACGAACGACGCATCAGGATGGTAGCGGCTCCCCGAGACGATGTCAACGGCCCGGGCCGCCTCCACAAACTCGGGGATCAGCCGGGGCTCGTGCTGCAGGTCGCAGTCGATCGTCACCGCGACATCGTACCCCGCCCGCACCGCGTACCCGAATCCATCGATCAATGACTGGCCGTACCCCTCGTTCTGCGCGTGGGTCATCACCAGGACACCGGGCCGGCTCCGCTCGAGGATGCGGGCGGACCCATCGGTGGATCCGTCGTTCACGACGAGGATCTCCGCGGTCGTGCGACGCCGGACCTCTCCCAGCACCTCCGCGAGGGTCTCCTCCTCATTGAACAACGGCATGATGACGATCGAACGCATTACCAAGACAACGCCGGTGCCCCCGGCGGTATGCCCCGCCAGAGGCTTACCGGAGGGCCTCGGATCGAAGGGACCCCTGGGGGCGCCTCACCCGTGCCGGAGGCGCTCCGCGGCCGCGCGCGCGAAATACGTGAGGATGAGATCAGCTCCGGCGCGGCGGATCGCGAAGAGCACCTCCATCATCGCCGCCTGCTCGTCGATCCAGCCGCGAGCGGCAGCGGCCCGCAGCATCGCGTATTCCCCGCTGACGTTGTAGGCCGCCGTCGGCAGGCCGAACGTCGTCTTCACCCGTGCGAGGACGTCGAGGTAGAGGAGTGCCGGCTTTACCATGACGATGTCGGCGCCCTCTTCGATATCCGCCCGTACCTCGCGGAGCGCTTCGTCGACGTTGCCGGGATCCACCTGGTAGCCGCGGCGATCGCCAGACTGGGGTCGAGATTCCGCCGCCTGCCGGAACGGCCCGTAGAACGCCGACGCGTACTTGACCGCGTACGCCATGATGGCGACGTTCTGATGCCCGTGCTCGTCGAGGGCCCGCCGGACCGCGCCCACCTGGCCGTCCATCATCCCCGACGGTGCAACAAAATCCACCCCCGCGTCGGCGTACGAGACCGCAATGCGCGCGTAGGCCTCAAGCGTGGTGTCGTTGTCGACCGCCCCACCCTTGAGGAGACCGCAGTGTCCGTGATCGGTGTACTCGCACAGACAGAGGTCCCCCATCAGGACGAGCCGATCCCCGAACTCGGCCCGCACTGCCCGCATCGCCTGCTGGACGATCCCATCCGGGTCCCACGCGGCGGTGCCCTCGGCATCCTTGCGCGCGGGGATCCCAAACAAAAGGACCGCCGGCACGCCGAGCTCGGCGTGCACGCCGCAGGTCTCGACGAGGCTCGACACCGTGTGCTGGTGTTGCCCCGGCATCGCCTCGATGTCCACCGGCCGCGACACACCCTCCTTCACGAAGAGGGGGGCAATGAGGTGGTGTGGCGCAAGCGTGGTCTCGCGGACCATGGCGCGGATCGGCTCGGTCCGCCGAAGCCGGCGCGGACGGCTATACGGGAAGGATGTCATGTCTCTACTCCTATCGGTCGACGGCGGTGACCGCGCGGCCCAACCGCCCGCGCAGGGCGTCCACCAACCCCGGAATCGTGTAGACCTCTGCGATGAGACCCACGGACAAACCGCACTCCTGCGCGGCGGCCGCGGTGACCGGCCCGATGCAGGCGATGATCGCATCCCCAAGCACGCGCGATCCCTCTGCGCCGGCGAGTTCGACGAAGTGTCGGACCGTCGAAGGGCTGGTGAACGTCACGGCGTCGATGGTCCCGTGGAGCAACCGCGTCCGCGCCCCGGGGTCCTGCGCGCGCTCCAACTCGACCCGGTAGACGGGGACGACATCAACCACGGCGCCGAGCGCCCTCAATCCGTCAGGCAGCACCGCGCGCGCGGCGGCCGCGCGCGGCAGCAATATCCGGGCCCCGCGCACCTCCTGCGCGCGCTCGCCAAATGCCTCGAGCAACGCCTCGGCGACGAACCTGGCCGGCGCCACCGACGGTCGGAGCCCATGCGCGAGCAGGGCCTGTGCTGTGGCAGGCCCGATCGAGGCGATGCGGAGCCGGCCGAGCAGCGACGCGTCTCCGCCGCGTATCCTGAGGCGATCGGCGAATTGCGTGACCGCGTTTTGGCTCGTGAACACCGCCCACTGATACCCGGCAAGCCGGTCGATCGCCCGATCGACGGGGCCGTAGTCGTCCGGGGGCACGATCCGGATCGCGGGGACCTCGATGACCTCGGCGCCGTCCGCCTCGAGCAGCGCGCTGAGGCGGTGCGCCTGCGCGCGGGCGCGAGTCACGACGATCCGGCGCCCGGACAGCAGGCCGTTCCCGGTCACAAGACTTCCCTTCGCGTTCCCGCCACCGCGCCCACAGCGCGGATGCCGTCCAACACGCTCCCTGCGTGCATGAGAAGAGTCTCGGCCACTGCTGCGCCGAGTTGCGCGGGCGCCTCGACGGGCCCGCTCGCGCGATGCCGGTGGACGGTGGTGCCGTCGATCGACGCCACCAGCCCTTCGAGGACCATCACCCCGCCATCGACCGTGGCGAGCGCGGCGGCCGGCGCCCGGCACCCGCTCCCCAGGCGCGCGACAAACGCCCGCTCCGCTTCCACCGCCGCCTGAGTCGGTGGATGATTGATGCGGCGCACCAGATCGATCAGGGGTTGATCTGAGCGGCGCACTTCGACGGCGATCGCCCCCTGAGCGGGTGCCGGCAGCATCACCTCGGAGGACAGCCACTCGCTGACCCGGCTCTCCCACCCCATGCGAATCAGCCCGGCGCCTGCTAGGCACAGGGCATCGCACGCTCCGCGATCGAGTTTGGCGAGGCGCGTATCGATGTTTCCGCGGATGGACACCGGCTCCAGATCCGGACGCCGATGAAGGATCTGCGCGCTTCGCCGGACGCTGCTCGTGGCCACGCGGGCGTCTGCCGGCAGGGTCGCAAGCCGGTACCCGGCGCGGGCGATCAGGACGTCCCTCGGGTCGGTCCGCGGAGGACATGCGGCGAGGCAGAGATCCCCGTGTACCTCGGTTGGCAGATCTTTGGCGCTGTGCACGGCCAGATCGCATCGGCCGTCGAGGAGCGCCGCCTCGAGCTCCTTGGCGAAAAAGCCAATCCCCTCCATCTGCTCGAGCGGAACACCAGGGGCGCGATCGCCCGCCGTCTGAATCACGACCACCTCGAGGACGACGCCGGGCACGCGTGCGCGCAGCGCCTGGATGACGAGCTCGGTCTGCCGCAGGCTCAGGCGGCTGCCGCGCGTGCCGACACGCAGCCGCCTCTCGCTCACCCCCGTCCCCCACGCGGGCCGCTCACCATCCGAGTACGCGACGCTTCGGAGGCTTCCATCATCGATTGGAGGGCGCTCTCGAGGAACGCATCGGTATCCCGCATGGCTCGGACTCGATCGCTCCCGCCTTCGCGCGAGCCTGCCAGCGCCTCGGTCACGTGCATTTTGAAACGCAGGAATACCTCGGTCGATTGCGCGGGGGTGATCCCCCACGCAGCCACGGTCCGCCCGAGCGCCGCACCGGCACGACGCGCAGCGGCGAGGTGACGTGGCCGCGCGGGCCGGCCCGCGATATACGATGCCACGATCTGCATCAACTCCGCGCAGTACCCTCGCACGCGGGCCCGGGACGACTCAGGGATTCCGTCATACCAGGGGCGGGTCGCCAGCCACTGCCGCGGGCCCATTGTCCGCCCGGCGGGTGTGCCGGAGAGGACCGCGGCCGGAGGCGCGTTCTCCTGGACGAGCGCATCGAGGTCCCCGAGATCAAAGCGCCGGTGGCCGCCCGGAGTCCGAAAGACGCGCACCTTCCCGGCGTCGGCCCATCCGCGCAACGTTGTGACGTCGACGCCGAGGAACTCCGCCGCTTCCCCAAGGGTCAGCCAGCGGGCGCGGCCCGCCTTGACGGTGGTCACATTCTAGGTGATTCTAGGGAATTCTATGGAATCCCCCTGGAAGGAGGCGTCAGGGTGATCGCTTATCGCCGCTTGCGTGCCGGTCGAGCGGCTTTCCTGGCCGCCGTCCGCCGAGAGCCGCGTGCAGGCGCCCGCCGACGCCCCGCTGCAGCGCGCTGCACACGGGCGCGGCCGCGCAGTCGGAGGGTCGGAGACTTGGTCTCGCCGGGGGCGGAGAAACTGGACGGCTCGTACCACCCCCACTCACGGCAGGCGACGCAGCGAAGGTACACCACACCTCCAGGCCGCTGCGCCGCCGTCTGCGTCTGGCCACAGGATACGCACAGGTACTGCCACGAAGCCATCGTTGACCCCCCCTAGAGCAGTTTCGTCCCGTTGATCTGCAGCTTGAACGCGCACCCGAGCAATTTCGCCGCGTGCCGGCACATCACCATACGCGGCAGGAAGATCTCAAAGTACTCCATCACTTGGGACGTATCGATGGTCAGTTCCAGCGTGATCGTGCGGGCCCCCTCGTCCACGCGGAGGAACGAGTGCTCGACCGCATAGTTCACCCGGTCGTGGATGTCGAAGGTGACCGGGTCGGGGTTGCGGACTCGCGTGCGATGCACATCGGACTTGTCGGAGATGATCAGCGCGGCGCCCACGTCGCTCACCGGTTCGCCGGTCTGCTCCTCGTGATTGCCGATCGCGCCCATCACGATCGCCTGCTCGACCGGATCCATCCCGAGGCGGTTGAGGATATCCCTCGCGAGAATCGCGCCGGTGTGCTCATGGCTTACCCGCCCCACGAGGTTGCCGATATCGTGGAGATACCCCGCGATTCCACCCAGCTGAACGGTCCGCTCGTCGCGTCCCAGCCTGCGGAGCACGTTCCCGGAAATACTGGCGACAAGATTGGCGTGGCGGACGCCGTGCTCGGTGTACCCGATGGCGCGCGTGTACTCGTCGGCCTTCACGATGTACGCCTCGACCTCTCGATCTCGCTTGACCTCGTCGAGGGTCAGCGGGCGGCCCGCCGCGCGCGGCGTCTCCGGTCCGGCCGTGCGGCCGCCGCTCACGAGGCGGCGCCCCCGCGCTTCACCAAAGATTGCACGGCGGCGCGATCTGCCCGAACCCGCACGTTCTGCGCGAGCTCCAGCGTGATGTCGTTGTCCTTCACGTCGAGGATAATGCCGTACAGGCCGCCGCGGGTCAACACCCGGTCGCCCTTCTTAAGACGTCCCAGCATCTCGCGGTGCCGTTTCTGCTGGGCCTGCTGCGGCCGGATGAAGAGAAAATAGAAAACCAGGAAGACGCCGATCAGAGGGAAGAGCCCCACAATTTGGGCCAGCGCCTGCTGGGCGTTCACGTCACCCCTCCGACCGTGACAGAGTTCCGGGGGGTTCTGCGACATCGGGGGGATTCCCTCTCGCGCGGCCCGGTGCGTAACGGGCCAGCGCCTCGCGGCTCCAGGCGCCGAACCGATCTTCGCAGATCGCCTGCCTGATCGCCTCCTCCAGCCGCCCCATGAACACGAGGTTGTGGAGGCTGACCAAGCGCGGGCCCAGCATCTCCCCGGCCTTCACCAAGTGCCTCAGGTAGGCGCGCGAGTAGTGCCGGCAGGCCGGGCACGGGCATTCGCGTTCGATGGGCGAGAGGTCCTCGGTGTACTGCGCCTGCCGCAAATTCATCGGGCCCAACGCGGTGAGCGCCGTTCCAGTCCGCCCGACCCGGGTCGGTAAGACGCAGTCGAACATGTCCACACCCCGCCGTACGGCCTCGAGCACGCTCGGGGGCGATCCCACGCCCATGAGATACCGCGGGGTGGCGACGGGGAGGCGCTCTGTGACCGCCGCGACTAGGTCGTACATGTCCCCCTTGGCTTCGCCGACGGAGAGCCCACCGATAGCGTAGCCGGGAAAGTCGAGCGCGGCTATCTCATCGGCGGCCCGGCGGCGAAGCGCCACATCGAATCCACCCTGGACGATGCCGAAGAGGGCCTGATCTTCCCTCCGGCGGGCGGCCTTGGCCCGGCGGGCCCAGAGGACGGTGCGGCGGTGGGCTTCGAACACATCCATCGTGTCGGCCGGAAAGCCGAGGCACACGTCGAGCGGCATGATGATGTCCGCGCCTAGATGCTCTTCGATCTCGATCACGCGTTCCGGCGTGAACGTCACCTCCCGGCCATCGATCGGAGACCGAAACCGGACGCCCTCGTCGGATACCTTGCGCAGGTGGGGAAGGCTGAACACCTGATAGCCGCCGCTATCGGTGAGCAGGGGACGCTCCCAGTGCATGAACACGTGCAGTCCACCGGCGCGGGCGATCAGCTCGGCGCCTGGGCGGAGCGAGAGGTGAAACGTGTTCGCCAGCACGATCTGGGCGCCCGCGTCCCGGACTTCTTCCGGGGTGAGCGCCCGCACGGTCCCATGGGTCCCGACCGGCATGAACACCGGCGTCCTGACGGTCCCGTGGGGAGTGTGGAGGACGCCTGCCCGGGCGCCCGTCTCTCGATCGGTATGGATGAGTTCGAAGCGAAACGGCATGGGTCAAGAGTATAGCACACGAGGTTCGTTCGGCGGCCGGCGGCGCCCCTCGCTCATCGGCGGCGCGGCGGCCCCGACGCGCTATGAACGGAGACAATTGGGCATCTGGGAATTTGGATGCAGCTCTCCGTCGTCGTGCCCGCGCACAATGAGGGTGATCGAATCTTCGAGGATCTCCTCGAGATTGCCGATACCCTGAGATCATTTTCCACCTCCTGGGAGATCATCCTCGTGGACGACGGAAGCCGCGACGCGACCCGCGGGCAGGCTATCAAGGCCCGGGCGCATATCCCGGGGCTGCGGATCTTCTCGTACCAGGAAAACCGGGGCAAGGGATACGCGCTGCGGCATGGCGCCGGTCACGCTCGGGGCGACCTCGTCGCATTCCTGGATGCGGACCTCGAGCTTCACCCCAAACAGCTACCCGTGTTCTTAGACATCCTGCATCGAGACCGCGCGGATCTTGTCGTCGGGTCGAAGAGACATCCGGAGTCTCCCCCTCCGGCGGCGAGCCAGTCGTTTCCGTTGTCCCGGCGGATCTTAAGCGCATGTTACTTCCTGCTCGTAAAGCAGATGTTTCATCTGCCGGTCCGGGACACTCAGGCGGGGCTCAAGCTGTTTCGACGACACGTGCTGCAGGACGTGTTGCCGAAGGTTCGGACGACCCGGTTCACGTTTGATCTCGACGTGCTCGTCAACGCGCACCGAGCCGGCTACCAAGTGGCCGAGGCTCCGGTCGTCGCTCGATTTCTGCGGGCGTCGAGTCGGCTGACGCTGCGCGATGTGGTGCGCATGTGGGTCGATACGCTGGCGTTGTATTCCCGTGTGCACATGCGTGGCGTGCACCACCACCGAGAGACCCGTCCCGGCGTTGACAAATCTCTTTGGGCGCGCGCGTCCAAGCACCGATAGGCCCGCGGGCCCCGCGGGAGACACGTCTCGGCCACCAGGTGTTCCCATGAACGAATGCGGCGGCAGAGCGCGGCGGACGGGCGGGATGCGCGCCGTGCTCGCCGCGCTCGGGATGTATCTAGGCCTGTCCTTGGCGTTCTTCGGATGGCCGGTCCTGGGTCACCTCTCCCGCGCGTATGTCGGATCCGGGATCGATCCGTCCCTCGCGATGTGGGCGCTGGTCTGGTGGCCTTACGCCGTGCGGCATGGGCTCAATCCATTCTTCACGGACCGGCTCTGGGCGCCGCAGGGCGCCAACCTGGCGTGGATGACCGGAGTGCCCGGCGCGAGCCTGCTGGCCGCCCCGATCACGCTGTGGGCGGGCCCGGTGGCGGCCTACAACGTCCTGGCCTTGCTGGCCCCGGCGCTCGCCGCCCTGGCGACGTTCTTAGTCTGCCGGCACCTCACCAAGGATTTCTGGCCCTCGGTTGTGGCCGGGTGTCTCTTTGGGTTCTCTCCCTACGAGATGGGCCACCTCCGAGGCCATCTGAACCTCATGCTCATCTTCTTGATTCCCCTCGCCGTCTATCTCGTGCTCCTCCGGCTCGACAAGGTCATCAAGCCGTGGGCATTTGTCGCGCTCCTCGGGTTGGTGCTGTGGATGCAGTTCCTGCTCTCCAACGAAGTCTTCGCTACCTTGAGCGGCTTCGGCCTGGCCGCCTTGGGCCTGGCGTACCTGCTCCTGGCCCCGGATCTCAGGCCACGGCTCCGATCGCTGGGCGTCTTGATCCTGGGCGCCTACGGCATCGCGGTGGTCGCGTTGAGCCCGTATCTCCATGCCATCGTCGTCCGGGGGATTCCGCGGATTCCGGTGAGCGACCCCGAAGCCTATCCATCGGATTTGCTGAACTTTCTGATCCCGACTCCCCTCACGCTCGTCGGAGGGTCTGCGCTTGAACCCATCACGCGAGCGTTCAGCGGCAACTACGGGGAAGAAGGCGCGTACCTGGGCGTCCCGCTCCTGCTGGTGATCGCGCTGTTCGCCCGGTCCCACTGGCGGCGACGGGAAGGAAAGTTCTTGGTCTTCACCCTGGGGCTCGTCGCGCTGGCGTCGCTGGGGCCCACCCTGCATGTCGCCGGTCAACGCCTCGTCGCGCTTCCCTGGAGGCTCGTCCTCTTTGTACCGGTCATCAATAATGCCCTGCCGGGACGTTTCTCCGCCTACATCTCCTTCGTCGTCGCCGTCATCGTGGCGACCTGGTTGAGCACCGCCGGAGCCGTCGCGCGGAAGAAATGGGCGCTCGTCTCCCTCGGGGCGATCTGCCTCCTGCCGAACCTGGGGTATCCCGGCTGGGCCACCCCCGCCGCGACCCCGTCGTTCATCACCGACGGACTGTACCGAGCGTACCTCCACGAAGGGGAGAC is part of the bacterium genome and harbors:
- a CDS encoding HD domain-containing protein, encoding MSGGRTAGPETPRAAGRPLTLDEVKRDREVEAYIVKADEYTRAIGYTEHGVRHANLVASISGNVLRRLGRDERTVQLGGIAGYLHDIGNLVGRVSHEHTGAILARDILNRLGMDPVEQAIVMGAIGNHEEQTGEPVSDVGAALIISDKSDVHRTRVRNPDPVTFDIHDRVNYAVEHSFLRVDEGARTITLELTIDTSQVMEYFEIFLPRMVMCRHAAKLLGCAFKLQINGTKLL
- the hemB gene encoding porphobilinogen synthase, which produces MTSFPYSRPRRLRRTEPIRAMVRETTLAPHHLIAPLFVKEGVSRPVDIEAMPGQHQHTVSSLVETCGVHAELGVPAVLLFGIPARKDAEGTAAWDPDGIVQQAMRAVRAEFGDRLVLMGDLCLCEYTDHGHCGLLKGGAVDNDTTLEAYARIAVSYADAGVDFVAPSGMMDGQVGAVRRALDEHGHQNVAIMAYAVKYASAFYGPFRQAAESRPQSGDRRGYQVDPGNVDEALREVRADIEEGADIVMVKPALLYLDVLARVKTTFGLPTAAYNVSGEYAMLRAAAARGWIDEQAAMMEVLFAIRRAGADLILTYFARAAAERLRHG
- a CDS encoding helix-turn-helix domain-containing protein; this encodes MTTVKAGRARWLTLGEAAEFLGVDVTTLRGWADAGKVRVFRTPGGHRRFDLGDLDALVQENAPPAAVLSGTPAGRTMGPRQWLATRPWYDGIPESSRARVRGYCAELMQIVASYIAGRPARPRHLAAARRAGAALGRTVAAWGITPAQSTEVFLRFKMHVTEALAGSREGGSDRVRAMRDTDAFLESALQSMMEASEASRTRMVSGPRGGRG
- the tgt gene encoding tRNA guanosine(34) transglycosylase Tgt; translated protein: MPFRFELIHTDRETGARAGVLHTPHGTVRTPVFMPVGTHGTVRALTPEEVRDAGAQIVLANTFHLSLRPGAELIARAGGLHVFMHWERPLLTDSGGYQVFSLPHLRKVSDEGVRFRSPIDGREVTFTPERVIEIEEHLGADIIMPLDVCLGFPADTMDVFEAHRRTVLWARRAKAARRREDQALFGIVQGGFDVALRRRAADEIAALDFPGYAIGGLSVGEAKGDMYDLVAAVTERLPVATPRYLMGVGSPPSVLEAVRRGVDMFDCVLPTRVGRTGTALTALGPMNLRQAQYTEDLSPIERECPCPACRHYSRAYLRHLVKAGEMLGPRLVSLHNLVFMGRLEEAIRQAICEDRFGAWSREALARYAPGRARGNPPDVAEPPGTLSRSEG
- a CDS encoding uroporphyrinogen-III synthase, which encodes MTGNGLLSGRRIVVTRARAQAHRLSALLEADGAEVIEVPAIRIVPPDDYGPVDRAIDRLAGYQWAVFTSQNAVTQFADRLRIRGGDASLLGRLRIASIGPATAQALLAHGLRPSVAPARFVAEALLEAFGERAQEVRGARILLPRAAAARAVLPDGLRALGAVVDVVPVYRVELERAQDPGARTRLLHGTIDAVTFTSPSTVRHFVELAGAEGSRVLGDAIIACIGPVTAAAAQECGLSVGLIAEVYTIPGLVDALRGRLGRAVTAVDR
- a CDS encoding glycosyltransferase — protein: MQLSVVVPAHNEGDRIFEDLLEIADTLRSFSTSWEIILVDDGSRDATRGQAIKARAHIPGLRIFSYQENRGKGYALRHGAGHARGDLVAFLDADLELHPKQLPVFLDILHRDRADLVVGSKRHPESPPPAASQSFPLSRRILSACYFLLVKQMFHLPVRDTQAGLKLFRRHVLQDVLPKVRTTRFTFDLDVLVNAHRAGYQVAEAPVVARFLRASSRLTLRDVVRMWVDTLALYSRVHMRGVHHHRETRPGVDKSLWARASKHR
- the yajC gene encoding preprotein translocase subunit YajC, encoding MNAQQALAQIVGLFPLIGVFLVFYFLFIRPQQAQQKRHREMLGRLKKGDRVLTRGGLYGIILDVKDNDITLELAQNVRVRADRAAVQSLVKRGGAAS
- the hemC gene encoding hydroxymethylbilane synthase; amino-acid sequence: MSERRLRVGTRGSRLSLRQTELVIQALRARVPGVVLEVVVIQTAGDRAPGVPLEQMEGIGFFAKELEAALLDGRCDLAVHSAKDLPTEVHGDLCLAACPPRTDPRDVLIARAGYRLATLPADARVATSSVRRSAQILHRRPDLEPVSIRGNIDTRLAKLDRGACDALCLAGAGLIRMGWESRVSEWLSSEVMLPAPAQGAIAVEVRRSDQPLIDLVRRINHPPTQAAVEAERAFVARLGSGCRAPAAALATVDGGVMVLEGLVASIDGTTVHRHRASGPVEAPAQLGAAVAETLLMHAGSVLDGIRAVGAVAGTRREVL
- a CDS encoding glycosyltransferase family 2 protein, whose translation is MRSIVIMPLFNEEETLAEVLGEVRRRTTAEILVVNDGSTDGSARILERSRPGVLVMTHAQNEGYGQSLIDGFGYAVRAGYDVAVTIDCDLQHEPRLIPEFVEAARAVDIVSGSRYHPDASFVQDPAPPDRQQLNAEVTRIVNDLTGYHLTDAWCGFKAYRVAGLARMQLDERSYGLPLQVWLQAARLGLTVKEIPVPRIYKNPDRRFWGGLDDPATRRTYYLSIIDREVSRWRNSS
- the bshB1 gene encoding bacillithiol biosynthesis deacetylase BshB1, which encodes MAEFLVIGAHPDDVEIGMGGAIGAFVQRGHRVTILDLTDGEPTPMGSPDIRRTESEAAAQTLGVERRITLPLPNRYLMDTVENRVAVAEVIREVRPEIVFLPYGVDAHPDHIAAEHLGEAARFYAKLTKTEMRGDPHYPRRILHFFCTHYRLHVAPAFVLDISDQIQQKMDAIACYRSQFNEERGNAAVLDAIRTVAGYWGTRIRRPYGEPFASKEALGLRSLEDLL